The following coding sequences lie in one Mycobacterium sp. Z3061 genomic window:
- a CDS encoding ribulose bisphosphate carboxylase small subunit gives MRITQGTFSYLPDFTDEEITAQINYALDHEWPLSVEFTDDPHPRNIYWEMWGLPMFDLKDAAGVLLEVNACRAANPNSYIRLNAYDASLGRQTTALSFIVNRPADEPGFRLDRAERANRQIGYSTFAYATERPSGQRYESS, from the coding sequence ATGCGAATCACCCAGGGCACCTTCTCGTATCTGCCCGACTTCACCGACGAGGAGATCACCGCCCAGATCAACTACGCGCTCGACCACGAGTGGCCGCTGTCGGTGGAGTTCACCGACGACCCGCACCCGCGCAACATCTACTGGGAGATGTGGGGCCTGCCGATGTTCGACCTCAAGGACGCCGCAGGCGTGCTGCTCGAGGTCAACGCCTGCCGGGCGGCCAACCCGAACAGCTACATCCGCCTCAACGCCTATGACGCGAGCTTGGGCCGGCAGACAACGGCACTGTCGTTCATCGTCAACCGGCCGGCCGACGAGCCCGGATTCCGGCTGGACCGTGCCGAGCGGGCCAACCGCCAGATCGGCTACAGCACGTTCGCCTACGCCACCGAGCGACCAAGCGGGCAGAGGTACGAGTCGTCATGA
- a CDS encoding LysR family transcriptional regulator yields the protein MTTNARLRALVEVADTGSVRGAAERLVVTESSISSAIRALSQDIGITLVDRHGRGVRLTPAGLRYVEYARRILGLHDEAILAARGEADPENGSIRLAAVTSAGELLIPAALASFRAEHPGVVLHVEVAARSALWPMLSRHEVDLVFAGRPPEDLRKKVRVRAISPNTLIVVGCPSVADGFVPAAATWLLREQGSGTRSTLMTLLEDLDVAPPQLVLGSHGAVVSAAVAGLGVTLVSRQAVQRELDSGALVELPVPGTPIKRPWHVVSQSTPPMATELLIQHLVSHPELGWRQVSAVRRAS from the coding sequence ATGACCACCAACGCACGTTTGCGGGCCCTCGTCGAAGTGGCCGATACCGGCTCGGTACGCGGGGCCGCGGAACGCCTGGTGGTCACCGAGTCGTCGATCTCATCGGCAATACGCGCGCTGAGTCAGGACATAGGAATCACGCTGGTCGACCGCCACGGGCGGGGTGTGCGGTTGACGCCCGCGGGCTTGCGCTATGTGGAGTACGCCCGCCGCATCCTTGGCTTGCACGACGAGGCAATCCTTGCCGCCCGCGGCGAGGCGGATCCGGAGAACGGATCGATCCGGCTGGCCGCGGTCACGTCGGCCGGGGAGCTGCTGATCCCGGCCGCGCTGGCGTCGTTCCGCGCCGAACACCCCGGGGTGGTGCTGCACGTCGAGGTGGCCGCGCGCAGCGCGCTGTGGCCGATGCTGTCCCGGCACGAAGTGGACCTGGTGTTTGCCGGACGCCCACCCGAGGATCTGCGCAAGAAGGTGCGGGTGCGCGCCATCAGCCCCAACACGCTGATCGTGGTCGGCTGTCCGTCGGTTGCCGACGGGTTCGTCCCGGCGGCGGCCACCTGGTTGCTGCGCGAGCAGGGGTCGGGCACCCGCTCGACGCTGATGACGTTGCTGGAAGACCTCGACGTCGCACCGCCGCAGCTGGTGCTGGGATCGCACGGCGCGGTGGTGTCGGCGGCGGTCGCCGGCCTGGGCGTGACCCTCGTGTCGCGGCAGGCGGTGCAGCGCGAGCTGGACTCCGGCGCGCTCGTCGAGTTGCCGGTGCCGGGCACGCCGATCAAGCGGCCCTGGCATGTGGTCAGCCAGTCGACCCCGCCGATGGCCACCGAGCTGCTGATTCAGCATCTGGTGTCGCACCCCGAACTGGGCTGGCGGCAGGTCAGCGCGGTGCGGCGGGCGTCATAG
- the rpe gene encoding ribulose-phosphate 3-epimerase: protein MTNPVLVASVLPADFAELGRDVAEIEHAGVDRIQWDVMDGRFVPNLTFGPDVIAACRDLVTIGFEAHLMVEDPDPMLPRWVEAGCGIVIVHAEACRHLHRTLSAIRDLGARAGVALNPATPLAAVVDVLDITDLLLIMTVNPGFGGQRYLASMEPKIAAARAEIDSRGMDIELEVDGGIGPSTIGRVAAAGADVFCAGSALFAGPMTERAEALRSAACETNGRLVTQ from the coding sequence GTGACGAACCCAGTCTTGGTCGCGTCGGTGTTACCGGCCGACTTCGCCGAGCTCGGCCGCGACGTCGCTGAGATCGAGCACGCCGGCGTCGACCGTATTCAGTGGGACGTCATGGACGGCCGGTTCGTTCCGAATCTGACGTTTGGCCCCGACGTGATCGCCGCCTGCCGCGACTTGGTGACGATCGGGTTCGAGGCGCACCTGATGGTCGAGGACCCCGACCCGATGCTGCCGCGTTGGGTGGAGGCGGGCTGCGGGATCGTCATCGTGCATGCCGAGGCGTGCCGACACCTGCACCGCACCCTGTCGGCCATCCGCGACCTCGGCGCACGCGCCGGCGTGGCGCTCAATCCGGCCACTCCGCTGGCCGCGGTCGTCGACGTCCTTGACATCACCGACCTGCTGCTGATCATGACCGTCAATCCAGGGTTCGGCGGGCAACGGTATCTGGCCAGCATGGAACCCAAGATCGCGGCCGCCCGAGCCGAAATCGACAGTCGAGGAATGGATATCGAACTCGAAGTCGACGGCGGCATCGGACCGTCAACGATCGGCCGTGTCGCGGCCGCCGGCGCCGACGTGTTCTGCGCCGGGTCCGCATTGTTCGCCGGCCCTATGACTGAGCGCGCCGAGGCGCTCCGCTCCGCCGCTTGTGAAACCAATGGAAGACTGGTGACCCAATGA
- a CDS encoding class I fructose-bisphosphate aldolase: MNTCRKIAQAMTAPGKGILAADESIATMSSRLEQAGVTATADSRRIYREILTSTPGLADGVSGIIFCEETLAQVFSDGRPFAQAVRDLGMLPGIKVDTGAKPCPGLPGETVTEGLDGLPARLARYAAMGTAFAKWRAVFTISDNTPSWGAIACNANALARYAAACQEAGIVPIVEPEVLMTGDHSIQRCAEVTASVHAAVRQQLGLLRVDLAGIVLKPNMVIEGEGHPVQATAEQVAEATVSVLRAWPGDLAGVAFLSGGQSPERATANLTALQAHQTPWPLTFSFGRALVSPALMAWRGDELKIGAAQDALSSHVNANAAALRLRGELQPA, translated from the coding sequence ATGAACACATGCAGGAAGATCGCCCAGGCCATGACCGCGCCCGGCAAAGGAATTCTGGCCGCCGACGAGAGCATCGCGACGATGTCCAGCCGACTGGAGCAGGCCGGCGTCACCGCCACCGCGGATAGTCGACGCATCTACCGCGAGATCCTGACCAGCACGCCGGGGCTGGCCGACGGAGTCTCCGGAATCATCTTCTGCGAGGAGACCCTCGCCCAGGTGTTCAGCGACGGGCGGCCGTTCGCTCAGGCGGTCCGCGACCTCGGCATGCTTCCCGGCATCAAGGTCGACACCGGCGCCAAGCCGTGCCCGGGCCTCCCCGGCGAAACGGTGACCGAAGGGTTGGACGGCCTGCCGGCCCGGCTCGCCCGCTACGCGGCGATGGGAACGGCGTTCGCCAAGTGGCGCGCGGTGTTCACCATCAGCGACAACACCCCGAGCTGGGGCGCGATCGCGTGCAACGCCAACGCACTGGCCCGCTACGCCGCCGCCTGCCAAGAGGCCGGCATCGTGCCGATCGTCGAACCCGAGGTGCTGATGACCGGCGATCACAGCATCCAGCGCTGCGCCGAGGTGACCGCCAGCGTGCACGCCGCCGTCCGCCAGCAACTCGGCCTGCTGCGGGTGGACCTGGCCGGCATCGTGCTCAAACCCAACATGGTGATCGAGGGCGAGGGCCACCCGGTCCAGGCGACCGCGGAACAGGTGGCCGAGGCGACGGTGTCGGTGCTGCGCGCCTGGCCGGGCGACCTGGCCGGCGTCGCTTTCCTGTCCGGAGGCCAGTCCCCGGAGCGCGCCACGGCAAACCTCACCGCGCTGCAGGCCCACCAGACGCCATGGCCGCTGACGTTCTCGTTCGGCCGGGCGTTGGTGTCGCCGGCATTGATGGCGTGGCGCGGCGACGAGCTGAAGATCGGTGCCGCGCAGGATGCGTTGTCCAGTCACGTGAACGCCAATGCCGCGGCGCTGCGGCTGCGCGGTGAGCTTCAGCCGGCCTGA
- a CDS encoding hydrogenase, whose protein sequence is MASVLWFQGGACSGNTMSFLNAEEPNVVDLIVDFGLDLLWHPSLGLELGKNAQKVFWDCAKGERPLDIFVFEGTVIEAPNGTGRMDMFADRAMKDWVTDLAAAAQIVVAIGDCACFGGIPAMEPNPSASTGLQFHKREKGGFLGPDFRSKMGLPVINIPGCPAHPDWITQIIVALATGRAGDITLDELHRPETFFKTFTQTGCTRVQFFEYKQSTMSFGEGTRTGCLFYEFGCRGPMTHSPCNRILWNRQSSKTRAGMPCLGCTEPEFPHFDLAPGTVFKTQKVSGMIPKEVPEGSDHLTYMAHAAAARIAAPQWSKEDMFVV, encoded by the coding sequence ATGGCTTCCGTTTTATGGTTTCAGGGCGGCGCGTGTAGTGGCAATACCATGTCATTCCTCAATGCCGAAGAGCCCAATGTCGTCGATCTGATCGTCGATTTCGGGCTCGATCTGTTATGGCACCCGTCGCTGGGCCTCGAACTCGGGAAGAACGCTCAGAAGGTGTTCTGGGACTGCGCCAAAGGCGAACGTCCGCTGGACATCTTCGTGTTCGAGGGCACCGTCATCGAGGCGCCCAACGGCACCGGCCGGATGGACATGTTCGCCGACCGCGCGATGAAGGACTGGGTCACCGACCTGGCCGCCGCGGCCCAGATCGTGGTGGCCATCGGTGACTGCGCCTGCTTCGGCGGCATCCCGGCCATGGAACCCAACCCGTCGGCGTCCACGGGCCTGCAGTTCCACAAGCGGGAGAAGGGCGGGTTCCTGGGCCCGGACTTCCGGTCCAAGATGGGCCTGCCGGTGATCAACATCCCGGGTTGCCCCGCCCACCCGGACTGGATCACTCAGATCATCGTCGCGCTGGCCACCGGCCGGGCCGGCGACATCACCCTCGACGAACTGCACCGGCCCGAGACGTTCTTCAAGACGTTTACCCAAACCGGTTGCACCCGAGTCCAATTCTTCGAGTACAAGCAGTCCACGATGTCGTTCGGCGAGGGCACCCGCACCGGTTGCCTGTTCTACGAGTTCGGCTGCCGCGGGCCGATGACCCACTCGCCGTGCAACCGCATCTTGTGGAACCGCCAGTCCTCGAAGACCCGGGCCGGCATGCCCTGCCTGGGCTGCACCGAACCGGAGTTCCCGCACTTCGACCTGGCGCCGGGAACCGTGTTCAAGACCCAGAAGGTCAGCGGCATGATCCCCAAGGAAGTGCCCGAGGGTTCGGACCACCTCACCTACATGGCACACGCCGCGGCCGCCCGGATCGCGGCCCCGCAATGGTCCAAGGAAGACATGTTCGTGGTCTGA
- a CDS encoding DUF1641 domain-containing protein, which yields MSANGQVVALSPGDQLRDRLDDPAIAASLNSLLDHADLLAILVTGLDGFVRRGDQISESVASAVGEIRGASLTVPGFDQVKAELGSVDVQALAATLASLASALVAAAPTLNKILNSPLVDPQAADVLAELGEALVEGKAAAAAYPGGPKGLFGLWRVSKDKDINRGLGFLIQVARAFGRQLPK from the coding sequence ATGTCGGCAAACGGTCAGGTTGTCGCCTTGTCGCCGGGCGACCAGCTGCGCGACCGGCTTGACGACCCCGCGATCGCCGCGTCGCTCAACAGCCTGCTGGACCACGCCGACCTGTTGGCGATCCTGGTGACCGGCCTCGACGGGTTCGTGCGACGCGGTGACCAGATCAGCGAGTCGGTGGCCTCGGCCGTCGGGGAGATCCGGGGTGCCTCGTTGACCGTGCCGGGCTTCGACCAGGTCAAGGCCGAGTTGGGGTCGGTGGACGTGCAGGCGCTGGCGGCGACTCTGGCCTCGCTGGCGTCGGCGCTGGTGGCCGCTGCGCCCACGCTGAACAAGATCCTCAATTCACCGCTGGTCGACCCGCAGGCCGCCGATGTCCTCGCCGAGTTGGGGGAGGCGCTCGTCGAAGGCAAGGCGGCGGCGGCCGCATACCCGGGCGGCCCCAAGGGCCTGTTCGGGCTGTGGCGGGTCAGCAAGGACAAAGACATCAACCGGGGCCTGGGATTCCTGATTCAGGTAGCCCGGGCATTCGGCCGGCAATTGCCTAAATAA
- a CDS encoding response regulator transcription factor, whose protein sequence is MTVVTATPVRVVLVDDHEMVIEGLKAMLASFKNRVRVVGEAVGAENAIGVIDSLRPDIVLCDVRMQGASGLDLCRTIRERNPASKVILLSVYEDEQYLFQALRVGASGYLLKGISSDELVRQLEYVQGGSTAIDAGLAARAADTAARLQRDEFWPGARQGLSQRESEILSFVVAGLSNRGIAGKLVIGDETVKSHLRSIYRKLGVNDRTAAVAVALREGIYQ, encoded by the coding sequence ATGACGGTGGTAACCGCGACACCCGTTCGCGTCGTATTGGTCGATGACCACGAAATGGTGATCGAAGGTCTCAAAGCCATGCTCGCGTCTTTCAAGAACCGGGTACGGGTAGTAGGGGAGGCGGTCGGCGCCGAGAACGCGATCGGGGTCATCGACAGCCTGCGGCCCGACATCGTGCTGTGCGATGTGCGCATGCAGGGCGCCAGCGGGCTCGACCTGTGCCGCACCATCCGGGAGCGCAACCCAGCGTCCAAGGTGATCCTGCTGTCGGTCTACGAGGACGAGCAGTACCTCTTTCAGGCGCTGCGGGTGGGGGCATCCGGTTATCTGCTGAAGGGCATCAGCAGCGACGAACTGGTGCGTCAGCTCGAGTATGTGCAGGGCGGTTCGACGGCCATCGACGCCGGCCTGGCCGCCCGCGCCGCTGACACCGCCGCACGTCTGCAGCGCGACGAATTCTGGCCGGGAGCGCGTCAGGGCCTCAGTCAGCGCGAGAGTGAGATTCTGTCGTTCGTGGTCGCCGGGCTGTCCAATCGCGGCATCGCCGGCAAACTCGTCATCGGCGACGAGACGGTCAAGAGTCACCTGCGTTCCATCTACCGCAAGCTCGGCGTCAACGACCGCACCGCCGCGGTTGCGGTGGCCCTGCGCGAGGGGATCTACCAGTGA
- a CDS encoding AraC family transcriptional regulator, which yields MSRLTRLGYIDVRRTAHPVRRKVRSRGVPPALADNEIFYTENPTEAVRLMAKALAPLSLHVGPEDVEGFAATMHGVRLRNVSMLYLDVHVAATVDIPALGQYFGVHMPMNGRALVDHRGHSFESNTIRALVTSPGEALRIQFDHDSPQLLIRIEQRAMAAHLTRLLGRSLTKPLEFDPEFDLASEAAMRWHTVVQLIHSEVFHPGSLIQRGQGIGAIEELVMSTLLQLQPSNYYEEFLQPVQPDPRRAVVHDAMNYIDDHLAERITMDDLAKAVHMSVRSIQQGFREELNMTPMTYVRERRLERVHEELMDAMPSDGVTVTAVAERWGFNHLGSFAVEYRKRWGEAPSETLRR from the coding sequence ATGTCGCGGCTGACCCGACTCGGGTACATCGACGTCCGCCGGACCGCTCATCCGGTGCGCCGCAAGGTGCGCTCGCGCGGTGTCCCGCCGGCCTTGGCGGACAACGAGATCTTCTATACGGAAAACCCGACCGAGGCCGTGCGGCTGATGGCCAAGGCGTTGGCCCCGCTGTCTTTGCATGTGGGTCCCGAGGACGTCGAGGGGTTTGCTGCGACGATGCACGGCGTGCGGCTACGCAACGTCAGCATGCTGTACCTCGACGTCCATGTGGCCGCGACCGTCGACATCCCGGCGTTGGGTCAGTACTTCGGCGTGCACATGCCGATGAACGGCCGCGCCCTGGTCGACCATCGTGGGCACAGCTTCGAGTCCAACACCATCCGGGCGCTGGTGACCAGTCCCGGCGAGGCCCTGCGCATCCAGTTCGACCACGACTCGCCCCAGCTGCTGATCCGGATCGAGCAGCGCGCGATGGCCGCGCACCTGACCCGGCTGCTGGGCCGCAGTCTGACCAAGCCGCTGGAGTTCGACCCGGAGTTCGACCTGGCGAGCGAAGCCGCGATGCGCTGGCACACGGTGGTGCAACTGATCCACAGCGAGGTGTTCCACCCGGGTTCGCTGATCCAGCGCGGACAGGGCATCGGCGCGATCGAGGAGCTGGTGATGAGCACGCTGCTGCAGTTGCAGCCGTCCAACTACTACGAGGAGTTCCTGCAGCCGGTGCAGCCCGATCCGCGCCGGGCGGTGGTGCACGACGCGATGAACTACATCGACGACCACCTGGCCGAGCGCATCACCATGGACGACCTCGCCAAGGCGGTGCACATGAGCGTCCGGTCGATTCAGCAGGGATTCCGCGAGGAGCTGAACATGACGCCGATGACCTACGTCCGGGAGCGCCGACTGGAGCGGGTTCACGAGGAGCTGATGGACGCCATGCCGTCGGACGGCGTGACGGTGACCGCGGTCGCGGAGCGCTGGGGGTTCAACCACCTGGGCAGTTTCGCCGTGGAGTACCGCAAGCGGTGGGGTGAGGCGCCGTCGGAGACGCTGCGACGCTAG
- a CDS encoding form I ribulose bisphosphate carboxylase large subunit has product MTERWNAGVIPYAEMGYWQPDYVPKDTDVLCAFRITPQEGVPPEEAGAAVAGESSTATWTVVWTDRLTTFEHYQAKCYRVDAVPNTPGQWIAWIAYDLDLFEEGSIANLTSSIIGNVFGFKPLKALRLEDMRIPTHYVKTFQGPAHGIVMEREHLGKFGRPLLGATTKPKLGLSARNYGRVVYEALRGGLDFTKDDENINSQPFMRWRDRFLFCMEAVNRAQAATGEIKGHYLNITAGTMEEMYERANFAAELGSVIVMIDLTIGYTAIQSMAKWARDNGVILHLHRAGHGTYTRQKTHGVSFRVISKWMRLAGVDHIHAGTVVGKLEGDPNTTAGFYDTLRLDSVKADPVKGLYFDQEWASMPGVMPVASGGIHAGQMHQLIHYLGEDVVLQFGGGTIGHPMGIAAGAEANRVALEAMIKARNEGRDYYQEGPEILKKAASRNRALDTALATWGDITFNYESTDTPDVVATPTRV; this is encoded by the coding sequence ATGACAGAGAGATGGAACGCGGGAGTCATCCCGTATGCAGAAATGGGCTACTGGCAACCGGACTACGTGCCGAAGGACACCGACGTGTTGTGCGCCTTCCGGATCACACCGCAGGAGGGGGTGCCGCCCGAGGAGGCCGGCGCTGCCGTCGCCGGTGAATCGAGCACCGCGACCTGGACGGTGGTGTGGACCGACCGGCTCACCACGTTCGAGCACTATCAGGCCAAGTGCTACCGCGTCGACGCGGTGCCGAACACGCCCGGGCAGTGGATCGCCTGGATCGCCTACGACCTCGACCTGTTCGAGGAGGGGTCGATCGCCAACCTGACCAGCTCGATCATCGGCAACGTGTTCGGGTTCAAGCCGCTCAAGGCGCTGCGTTTGGAGGACATGCGGATCCCGACCCACTACGTCAAGACCTTCCAGGGGCCCGCGCACGGGATCGTGATGGAACGCGAGCACCTCGGTAAGTTCGGGCGGCCGCTGCTGGGCGCCACCACCAAGCCGAAGCTGGGACTCTCCGCGCGCAACTACGGCCGAGTGGTCTACGAAGCCCTGCGCGGCGGTCTGGACTTCACCAAGGACGACGAGAACATCAACTCCCAGCCGTTCATGCGCTGGCGCGACCGCTTCCTGTTCTGCATGGAGGCCGTCAACCGGGCGCAGGCCGCGACCGGCGAGATCAAGGGCCACTACCTCAACATCACCGCCGGGACCATGGAGGAGATGTACGAGCGGGCAAACTTCGCCGCCGAACTGGGCTCGGTGATCGTGATGATCGACCTGACCATCGGCTACACCGCGATCCAGTCGATGGCCAAGTGGGCCCGCGACAACGGCGTCATCCTGCACCTGCACCGCGCTGGGCACGGCACCTACACCCGCCAGAAGACCCATGGTGTCAGCTTCCGGGTCATCTCCAAGTGGATGCGGCTGGCAGGCGTCGACCACATCCACGCCGGCACCGTCGTCGGCAAACTCGAAGGCGACCCCAACACCACCGCCGGCTTCTACGACACCCTGCGGTTGGACAGCGTCAAGGCCGACCCGGTCAAGGGCCTGTACTTCGACCAGGAGTGGGCATCGATGCCCGGCGTCATGCCGGTCGCCTCGGGCGGTATCCACGCAGGTCAGATGCACCAGCTGATCCACTACCTGGGCGAGGATGTGGTGCTGCAGTTCGGCGGCGGCACGATCGGCCACCCGATGGGCATCGCCGCCGGCGCCGAGGCCAACCGGGTCGCGCTGGAAGCCATGATCAAAGCCCGCAACGAGGGCCGCGACTACTACCAAGAAGGCCCCGAGATCCTGAAGAAGGCCGCCTCGCGCAACCGCGCGCTGGACACCGCACTGGCCACCTGGGGCGACATCACCTTCAACTACGAATCCACCGACACCCCCGACGTCGTCGCGACACCGACCCGGGTCTAA
- the cbbX gene encoding CbbX protein produces the protein MTAFGYRPAPVEPDPEPEPEILDPDAVVDLAAARASSGVDEVLSGLDRELVGLEPVKTRIAEIAALLLVDRMRERFGVQAAQPTLHMCFTGNPGTGKTTVAMRMADLLHRLGYLRRGHLVSVTRDDLVGEYVGHTAPKTKDVIKRAMGGVLFIDEAYYLYKVENERDYGGEAIEILLQVMENNRDDLVVILAGYADKMDQFFSANPGMQSRIAHHITFPDYTVGELEDIAGLMVDGLGYRFSDEARAVLHQYLHRRRDQPWFANARSVRNALERARLRHARRLLADADTPVGLAELTTIEAVDLLASRVFETRESA, from the coding sequence ATGACCGCGTTCGGCTACCGGCCGGCGCCCGTCGAACCGGACCCCGAACCCGAGCCGGAGATCCTGGACCCGGATGCCGTCGTCGACCTGGCGGCGGCCCGGGCCAGCTCCGGGGTGGACGAGGTGCTGTCCGGGCTGGACCGCGAGCTGGTCGGCCTCGAGCCGGTGAAGACCCGCATCGCCGAGATCGCGGCCCTGTTGCTGGTCGACCGGATGCGGGAGCGGTTCGGTGTCCAGGCGGCCCAGCCCACGCTGCACATGTGCTTCACCGGCAACCCGGGCACCGGCAAGACGACGGTTGCGATGCGGATGGCCGACCTGCTGCACCGGCTCGGTTACCTGCGCCGCGGGCATCTCGTGAGCGTCACTCGCGACGACCTGGTCGGCGAATACGTGGGCCATACCGCGCCGAAGACCAAGGACGTCATCAAGCGGGCGATGGGCGGGGTGCTGTTCATCGACGAGGCGTACTACCTCTACAAGGTCGAGAACGAGCGGGACTACGGCGGCGAAGCCATCGAGATCCTGCTGCAGGTGATGGAGAACAACCGCGACGACCTGGTGGTGATCCTGGCCGGCTACGCCGACAAGATGGACCAGTTCTTCTCCGCCAACCCCGGCATGCAGAGCCGCATCGCCCACCACATCACCTTCCCGGACTACACCGTCGGCGAACTCGAGGACATCGCCGGGCTGATGGTCGACGGGCTGGGGTACCGGTTTTCCGATGAGGCCCGGGCGGTGCTGCACCAGTATCTGCACCGCCGCCGGGACCAGCCGTGGTTCGCCAACGCGCGCAGCGTGCGCAACGCGCTGGAACGAGCGCGGCTGCGGCACGCGCGCCGATTGCTGGCCGATGCGGACACGCCGGTCGGCTTGGCCGAGCTGACCACGATCGAGGCGGTAGACCTGTTGGCCAGCCGGGTGTTCGAGACACGGGAGAGCGCATGA
- a CDS encoding GAF domain-containing sensor histidine kinase, which yields MNVRGLVDADREVALLLDIVAATGSGPAVEPVAAAVARLITTATASDVCFVHVLDDSGGSLTLAGATPPFDEYIGQVQLRLGEGVSGWVAQHREPVVITSGKDEDPRYVPIAALRGSDFTSMASVPMETGLGRLVGVLNVHTVARREFTERDIQLLLAIGRLTAGALDQARVHRQLAAKERVHGNFAEQVIAAQESERRRLAGDIHDGISQRLVSLSYRLDAAARAVEIDDSAEATEQLEKARDLVDLTLAEARSAIGGLRPPVLDDLGLAGGLASLASTIPEVDLDLELADERLSEHVEVALYRIAQECLQNVVKHSKAMTAIVRFAVSDGEARLQVSDDGVGFTPSPGRAPTSYGMLSMTERAELVGGRLAVRSTPGSGTTVTVTVPLPAQAG from the coding sequence GTGAACGTGCGCGGCCTGGTGGACGCCGACCGCGAGGTGGCGCTGCTCCTTGACATCGTGGCCGCTACCGGCAGCGGGCCGGCGGTGGAACCGGTGGCCGCGGCTGTCGCCCGGCTGATCACCACCGCCACCGCGTCCGACGTGTGCTTCGTGCACGTGCTCGACGACTCCGGCGGTTCGCTGACGCTGGCCGGTGCCACGCCGCCGTTCGACGAGTACATCGGACAAGTCCAGCTGCGGCTGGGCGAGGGGGTCTCCGGCTGGGTGGCCCAGCACCGCGAGCCCGTCGTCATCACCAGCGGCAAGGACGAGGACCCGCGATATGTGCCGATCGCGGCGCTGCGCGGCTCGGATTTCACCTCGATGGCGTCGGTGCCGATGGAGACCGGCCTGGGCCGGCTCGTCGGCGTCCTCAACGTGCACACCGTGGCCCGGCGCGAGTTCACCGAACGCGACATCCAATTGCTGCTGGCCATCGGCCGGCTGACCGCCGGCGCCCTCGACCAGGCCCGGGTGCACCGGCAGCTGGCGGCCAAGGAACGGGTGCACGGAAACTTCGCCGAACAGGTGATCGCCGCTCAGGAATCCGAGCGCAGGCGACTGGCCGGCGACATCCACGACGGCATCAGCCAGCGGCTGGTCAGCCTCAGTTACCGGCTCGACGCCGCCGCCCGTGCCGTCGAGATCGACGACTCCGCCGAAGCCACCGAGCAGCTGGAGAAGGCCCGCGACCTGGTCGACCTCACGCTGGCCGAAGCCCGATCGGCGATCGGCGGCCTGCGCCCGCCGGTCCTCGACGACCTGGGCCTGGCCGGCGGCCTGGCCAGCCTGGCGTCGACCATCCCCGAGGTCGACCTCGATCTCGAGTTGGCCGACGAGCGGCTCTCCGAACATGTCGAGGTGGCGCTGTACCGCATCGCCCAGGAGTGCCTGCAGAACGTGGTCAAACACTCCAAGGCGATGACGGCCATCGTCCGTTTCGCGGTCTCCGACGGCGAGGCCCGGCTGCAGGTCTCCGACGACGGCGTGGGTTTCACGCCGTCTCCAGGCCGGGCGCCGACCAGTTACGGGATGCTGTCGATGACAGAGCGCGCGGAGCTGGTCGGCGGTCGGCTGGCGGTCCGGTCCACCCCGGGATCGGGGACCACGGTCACGGTGACCGTGCCCCTGCCGGCTCAGGCCGGCTGA